The genomic region GTCATACACGAACGTTTCCTTTTTTCCGCTTCAAATACAACATTTGAGAGACACAGTTTCAGCCAGGATTGTCATATCCGCGGTTTTCTAGCCAAATTGGGCTACTTTGAAAACTGTGTCGCAGGTGAAAATGTATATTGGTCGCGGGTGGCGGGTTTTTGGGCTacttctaaacctcatgcggccgtCGCATTTCTGCCCCGtggtgacctgcgctgggagagagggaaacagcacggatggggaaagtgtCTGGGGAGAGCGACCAACCAGTAAGAGTTCTTAACCTACACACACTACTTTTAGTAATGTCTCCTCACTTTCATAAAGTAATTGTTGCTTGGTGGTGACAGGAAGCGGCATGATTAAATCATTTTCTGTAATGAACCAATGAAACGTGAGAATaacagaaaacaaggaaaatatTAATCCACCAGTCATTTTTACAGCTGGCTTAAGGCTGCCTTAACCGGTCCCAGCTGCCTTAAGGCTGCCTTAACCGGTCCCAGCTGGCTTAAGGCTGCCTTAACCGGTCCCAGCTGCCTTAAGGCTGCCTTAACCGGTCCCAGCTGCCTTAAGGCTGCCTTAACCGGTCCCAGCTGGCTTCCCCTGATGAGGGAGCTCACAAGGGCAGGACGGAAGGACGGAGAAGCAGCCAGAGAGGAGACGAAGTAGGAGAGACATTTACAACGGTCAGGGCCGCCGACcaaataaacaaactaaacataAATTAGTGCTTCCGCATTTGGTTCGggactctgtcactctgtcatgtcacaaaaaaattgtaaaaaaaaagaaatgttttaCTCAATCTCCGCTGCCTCTCTCATGTAAGATGTATCTGCAGAATTCTGCATGTAGAGATTCTGTTGGGTGTTTGTCCCAGCAGGTATAGctatgattctctctctctctctctctctctctctctctctctctctctctctctctctctctgtctctctgtctctctgtctctctctctgtctctctgtctctctctctctttacggtATGAGTGAGTAAAAGCCCTTAGGGGCACACCCTAGTCTGGTCTCCTCAGCCTTGTCACAGCTGATGACAGCTTTAAGATGGTGTCTATCCAATCAGACGCCAGTACTGTAGTCATTCATTTTTAACACATTTCTTctttcatccttccatcccaccAGTATTTAACCAAATACGTCATGGCCATCGTGTGGTAAACACGGAGCTGCAGACTGTCAGCCCCCCACGCATCtctagtgtgcgtgtgcgtgtttacctggtcctggtcctggttgtggtcctggttctggttctggtcctgggtcAGGGGTTGTGGGTTCTGTGACTTTGCTGGGTTCGGCATTCTGTTGTTGAAGTTCTTTTGGCTTTCTGTCAACGTAAGAATAAAGACATGTCTCTTCCTTGTCGAGATCCGGAACTTTCTCCGTCTTCAGTCCTCTGTCTTCGCTGCTCTCTGACGTGAAGTTCACGTTCTCGTAACAGACGTCTCCGCTCATCTCCATGACCGGGTCTATTctgacccctctctctgctctgcgtcCAGATCTGAGAGGCGCTGCATGTTCGTGGGGCTATTAAATGTCCCCTCACGAGGAACTTTCATTTTTAGGAAGCTCCGCGAGaggaacacactcaaacaatgGACACAGACACGTTACAGTGCAAgcttcaacataaaaaaaataaattctaaatgtatttgtataaacctttttacaagcagtgtcacagagggcttcacatacgcccatagaaccgCCCCTCTCaaccaacctcaaccctcaaggaagacaaggaaaaacttccagaaaaactcactagaggaccTGGTAATTAAGATTTCCCATTGCAGAGGACGTTCCTCCTACAGGAGAGGAATTCAGCCATTGCAGGGACGTATGCTTGACCTGCAGAGAGCATagagtgtgtacagtatttatgTGTATCATTGCCATACCTGTGGAATTATGCATTAATATTATATTGAGATGATGCAGCTTTGGCACTGTGCCATTGCTTGGCACGAATCACAAACACTGTTagctgttacagtaacagtgatCATCTGGTACTTGATTGTGTACTGCACTTCTGATGTGCACTATTGGGTAAGTGTCTGCCAAGTGAACACATGTAAATGTGCTCCTTGTTATCTGAGCTGGCAGGGGTGTTTGCTTTTCAACACCTAATAAGGCCACATAGATGACAAATATGAACATGATGCCGCTTTTGTGTGACCTTACTTCACATGTGACCTAACTTACATGTACTAATCGGTGTGCTTGTTTAAGCTGGGCAggttttattttttcaataacCTATGAATGTTCCGCATTGGTTACAATCGTTTGTTTGCATTTCCCTATATTTCAGTGATTGTTTGCCAACAACTTCCCTTTGGCATGATCAGCATCGCTACGTAGTGTGTGTAGTTCTCCTTTTGGCTTAGTCTCCACCTCCAAGGCTCCATCATCCCAGACTGCAGGCTGCGACACCCTGTGGGATTAACATTGCCAGAATgactgggtggagggggagggtggggggagggagggggagggaggggggggagggggaggagggggagtgaagTACCAATATTTTTCAATTGGAAGATAATTGTGTTGTAATGGTGGTgtggtggaaggggggagggttgtgtgtgtgtgttaatgcaaTTTTAAAACCTGTGTAACTTTACTCTGTTGCAAGTTGAAACCAGATGTTAAagtaacacgcacacacccaccacacacacacacactacacacacacacacacacacactacaatcaGAACCTGTCCAGCGTGGACCTCCTTATGTCTCCTCCTTGTGTTTgtgacggtatgtgtgtgttgtgtgtgtttgtgacggtatgtgtgtgttgtgtgtgtttgtgacggtatgtgtgtgtttgtgacggtatgtgtgtgttgtgtgtgtttgtgatggtatgcgtgtgttgtgtgtgtttgtgacggtatgtgtgtgttgtgtgtgtgtttatgacggtatgtgtgtgttgtgtgtgtttgtgatggtatgtgtgtgttgtgtgtgtttgtgacggtatgtgtgtgttgtgtgtgtgtttatgacggtatgtgtgtgttgtgtgtttttgtgacggtatgtgtgtgttgtgtgtgtttgtgacggtatgtgtgtgttgtgtgtgtgtttgtgatggtatgtgtgtgttgtgtgtgtttgtgacggtatgtgtgtgttgtgtgtgtttgtgacggttatgtgtgtgttgtgtgtgtgtttgtgacggtatgtgtgtgttgtgtgtgtttgtgacggtatgtgtttgttgtgtgtgtttgtgacggtatgtgtgtgttgtgtgtgtttgtgatggtatgtgtttgttgtgtgtgtgttgtgtgtgtgtgttgtgtgtgtttgtgacggtatgtgtttgttgtgtgtgtttgtgttggtatgtgtgtgttgtgtgtgtttgtgatggtatgtgtttgttgtgtgtgtgtgtgttgtgtgtgtatgtgacggtatgtgtttgttgtgtgtgtttgtgacggtatgtgtttgttgtgtgtgtttgtgacggtatgtgtttgttgtgtgtgtttgtgatggtatgtgtgtgttgtgtgtgtttgttgtgtgtgtgtgttgtgtgtgtgtgtgtgatggtatgtgtttgttgtgtgtgttgtgtgtgtgtgtgttgtgtgtgtttgtgacggctCTCTAGATGCAGCCGTCTTGGTGGTGCCGGCGGTGGATGAGGAGCTTCCTGATTGGCTGTTCTGGTCGGTGGTCCAGCACTGATATGGGGACGTGGGTACAAAAGCAGATTCCAGTGTGATTGCAGAACGAGAGGGAAGTGCACCAACACTTGAGGAGGAAGTCATCAGAAGAGGTGACGCCTTGACTGTCAGtaagctgaggaggaggaagaaggattgAGGCCTGGACACACTGagatcacagacagacagacagacagaacaggaagagaaacagGGGAAGAACAGACTGACGGACAcgcaggaaagacagagagagagagcgagggagagagagtgagggagagagagcgagggacagagagtgagggagagagagcgagggtgagagagcgagggtgagagagtgagggagagagagtgagggagagagagcgagggaggagaggagatggccgAATACTTAAACCAGAGGGTCGTTGAGGATGGCgggagacagaaagatggagagatgcagAATGGTGAGATGTTCCCCAAGCCTGCCTGGAGTCCATTCACCTGGACTTCAGTCGACTAGGGAAAACTAATATAAAACGACTGACTTAATTTGCCTCCTGTGATTTATAGAATTGTTACATCCGATTGAAGTTGTATTTAGTAATGGAATTTCCAGTGAATTAACTGGATTTCCCAAAAATGTTGTAGTATGTACGGGGAACTCCAgtttgtacagacacacacacaggtgcttgcacacacacacacacacacacggtaaagtAATTACTGGCAAGGACTAATAATATAAATATGTATCTTTCATTTCACGGTATTGTGAATCCCAGGTGTGTCAGACAGTAATATGAATCACTGTTTCTCTAGAACCCTTCCATACATCCCCTTGTACCACACTGGTACAATGGATAAATATTGTACCAGTGTACCagaactacatgctcttatggttcttccctttggcacttactttggttgttcacaatgtgtgcttcatgttttggctactcgcgatgttttttggctatcttgttgttatgatcagtgacctatgcactttgtaaagctctctcttggaagtcgctttggataaaagcgtctgctaaatgaataaatgtaaatgtaaatatttgtgCTGATTAACCACAAATGCCAGTTCCCTAACACATCTCATGATGTAATGTTGTGTTTAACACATCTCATGGTGTAATGTTGTGTTTAACACATCTCATGGTGTAATGTTGTGTTTAACACATCTCATGGTGTAATGTTGTGTTTGTCCTGCAGGGATCAGACTGTGCAGGATCGTAGCAGTGAGCTttgggctgctgtgtgtcttACAAGTCACTCTCAACATCTCCCTACGCTTGGCTGGTaagtgctgtctgtgtgtgtgtgtgtgtgtgtgtgtgtctattatagtgagagagtgcgtgtctgttttagtgagagtgtgtgtgtgtgtgtgtccaccgtGTGTTTTCACTGGATAACATCCCAGACTGAGATTTTGGGGGTTAAATTATAcgtaaacacaacaacaacctctCGTAGTTCCCTCTGTGGGTTGTTGGGTGCTGTGTGGGGTATTGCACACATGAGGAAGTCAGACATGCAGAACCACAGCTTCTGTTTCCTCTCTTGGCAAattcagacagggagagagatcagTCAGCCATCAACCAAACCCAGCCGGAAAGAAGAGGCCAGGATGATACCTGCAAGGACCAGCTGgccctggagagagaccaggtgagggcggagagagaccagctggagGCAGAAAGAGTCCAGCTGAACACGGAGAGAGATCAgctgaagatggagagagaccaggtgaagatggagagagaccagctgaacagggagagagaccagctgaacagggagagagaccagctgaacagggagagagaccatctgaacagggagagagaccagctggggGCCAACTGCACCAGCATCGCCCCCCTGTCAGGAAACCAGaccagggtgagagacagaggcgtTGTACTagggcccctattcatatccctttttttctttcaagctttcTGCGCataatgcactactaggctatagaaacccCCTAGAAATCCCCTtacttaacccactatacaataGTTCAAattttttttgcattcatttgagcacaaaaaagagagagagagagagagagagagagagagagagagagagagagagagagagagagagagagaatcatagCTATACCTGCTGGGACAAACACCCAACAGAATCTCTACATGCAGAATTCTGCAGATACATCTTACATGTTCACAGAAAGACGCCAACAAATGCACGTAGAGCAGAATTAGGCAGATACCCAATGATAATTAATATCAAAAAGAGAGCCCTAAACTTCTTCAATCACTTTCAATCCAGCCCTCTAGACACCCTCCATTCCAaagccctccagccccacaatgtaggttactttacattgtgtaaagtaacctacctggaacattggaaagaagaaactaaaagccaaagtcgattagaatgttatctagccttagaaagagattataaactgccagaatatctctatactgtcagagatagaaagcagagacagatcctaaccaagtacaggctcagtgaccaccaattggcaattgaaacaggacgacacaaaaaatcatggcaaccaaaagaaaacagaatatgtggtcactgttcgacaggtgaggttgagacagagatgcacttcctcctacaatgtgaaacattcagtgatataagaaatgattactgtaacaaactccactctgtaatgtcagatttcaaaggtcttagtgacctctcaaaggtaaaaatcctcctaggagaaggagacagggcataccttgctgcccagtatgtatcagtatgccacaacctgagagacagtgagtgacctagacacacaaggcacacacacaaagcacacatacaaaatatactgtgtgtgtgactgacatgtgtatgtctgtatgtatgtatatatatatattacataatCAATCCTAAGGTTATGCTCTTAAGTTCTCCTGCTTTAATCTTTCAACTGAATTTGCCATGTTTGGTTGTTATAGTAAAAGTTGTAATAGTATACCGATGTCCATTGTAATGATATGAATACTGTTTCTGTGGCTCCAACGTtactttggcaatatgaacatttgtttcttaatgctaataaagccaattgaattgacagaaagagagagacatcatgATGTCACAATAACCAGCTTGCGCTGGTTGTTTTTACGGTAATAGCAGCCacaagtgtgtgtacacagccTGTTAACTATATTAACTATAGAGATGAATTGTTGTGTATCTGTAAATGGACTTGTATATATTCATATAGTGCTCATATACCTGACCCTGTCTTAATCACTTCTCCTTTTACAGTCATACCTCTTTTATCtctataaaatacaaataaaaatcttttgaaaaatacttttttttctttccttctttcacaCATGGACACTGACCCATatacacacttactcacacacacacacacacacacacacacacacacacacactcccatctgaGGTGAGGTGCTGGGGGtccagagaggagtctctccagagagaagtctctccagagaggagtgtctccagagaggagtgtctccagagaggagtctctccagagagaagtctctccagagaggagtctctccagagaggagtgtctccagagaggagtctctccagagaggagtgtctccagagaggagtctctccagagaggagtctctccagagaggaatgtctccagagaggagtgtctccagagaggagtctctccagagaggagtgtctccagagagaagtctctccagagaggagtctctccagagaggagtgtctccagagaggagtctctccagagaggagtctctccagagaggagtctctccagagaggagtgtctccagagaggagtctctccagagaggagtctctccagagagaagtctctccagagaggagtctctccagagaggagtgtctccagagaggagtctctccagagaggagtctctccagagaggagtctctccagagaggagtgtCTCACATTTCTTAGAGGAAGATTGTCTTCCTGTTAGAGGAAGTTGCAACTCATTTGCATGATTACCACTTGTTCACACCAACAGACAGATGTGGGGTAACGCCCTCCTGCATGGATGAACAGCACAAGTGAGAACACAACAGCACTGCAGCTACACAATACATTTACTGCATATATACTAACATAATAAGATCCTAACTGTGGGTATACTGTAGACATGTGGAGGATCACAGAGGTGTGAAGGCTACAGAACAAGAGAGCTACTTAAAGTGTTGCCTTCATCTTCCTCTTTTCACGGTGCTAGACGTGAGGTAAGACGTTCTGCGTTTAGAACTGCTCTTCCATCCAGCTTCCTCACAAGCGCACGACGACAGCAGAGACGAGCCAGTCTGAGACGACGGACCTAGAGCCGTCACTCTGAAGCTGTAGGTGTTACGGGTTTGTAGGGTCAGTGTGTCGGTGCAGTCAGGGAGCCCTGGAAGGAGAGCCAACATGGCGGAGGACATCTATGCCACACCAGACATGACCCAGAAGGTGAAGTTAAAGGACATGTCTGCTGATGCAGACATGACACAGAAGTCGATGTCAGAAGACATCTATGCTAAACCAGACATGACCCAGAAGGTGAAGTCAGAGGACATGTCTGCTGATGCAGACATGACCCAGAAGGTGATGTCagacaggggggagatggaggagaggatggtggaCATCTACGTTAGTGTTGACACCCTCAGAGGTCACGACCCCTGCTCAGAGGCTGACCACCCTATaccagagaacacagcaggagaTCGGCACTCAGGTAAAACCAATGTTGGGAATAACGCATTACGTCGTTACTGTAACTCCACTACTTTTGGCGGTAACTAGTAATGTAACTAATTACTTTTTTCCATTAAATAAGGCAGTAACAATTACTGAAATTTCAATGGGCTTGTTACTCGTTACTTTTTTCTTGCATGAAAATGGCCTATTTCCCCAATTTCCTGTTTTGGGTCTAACTTAAACAAGTTCACGGCGACGCAATGTATTAATGAATCAATCCGCATTTTAGACTAGCGGAACTTATTCTCCTGGAACTTCcaggagacttgggatgtctgtttTTCCCTTGTCCAGATCAAGGATAAAAATATAGTGCTTAGTTGTAGTTCATGTGCAGGTGCGAGAACTTTAACCACTGCGAAGAATAGTAATTCTAATCTTCACAAGCACCTAGTAAAACAACACGCTTCTATAAAGCTAATCACTAAAGAACCCAGTGCTAGCTTGGCTGATCAAGCAGTCGGAGCCCCTCCATCAAAACAGCCCAGGCTTGATTTTAAACAGAAGTATTCAGTCTCTAAGCCAGGCAGAACTAAACAGACTGAGGTAATGTTGTCGAAAACATGCGACCTGTCAACAGTTGAGTCTGTTGCCTTCAGGTAACTAATTAGCAACATACCAACAAGAGCCGGTGCCAGGCCAGCTGACCGTCTTGCCTGGGCCCAGGACGAGAATCTTAGATGGGCCCCCCCACGCCCaaatctctctccttttcccttgctcttcctctcctctgctccagttctgcccccccctcccccctaccctgGGCCCGGGACAACCGCACAATACCTcttgttctgtctttctttctttcacataacacacacacgcacccacacacaaagacataaacacacacacagatcataaCTGTCCCCACTGTGTCCAGGAGCTGGGGGtccagagaggagtctctccagagctgcagcagtgtgtctggggctgcTGTGTGCTCTCCTACTGGCTGGGGTCGCAGCACTGGGAGTCATCTGTGAGTCTCTGGCACAGCATCACACAATCAACACGGTTTAGTAATTATAACTTTATGTCACCAATTCCTGTATGTTATGTTACCGTAATGACGGTGACATTATGTTGAACA from Osmerus mordax isolate fOsmMor3 chromosome 14, fOsmMor3.pri, whole genome shotgun sequence harbors:
- the LOC136957010 gene encoding ribonuclease Y-like, whose translation is MAEYLNQRVVEDGGRQKDGEMQNGIRLCRIVAVSFGLLCVLQVTLNISLRLADRERDQSAINQTQPERRGQDDTCKDQLALERDQVRAERDQLEAERVQLNTERDQLKMERDQVKMERDQLNRERDQLNRERDQLNRERDHLNRERDQLGANCTSIAPLSGNQTRKDANKCT